One window from the genome of Bacteroidales bacterium encodes:
- a CDS encoding YbhB/YbcL family Raf kinase inhibitor-like protein has product MKIVLKSNGFNDGEMMPAKFSCDGENVSPPLSWDSVPEKAKTFAIICDDPDAPMKTWVHWVIFNIPSNVKELKEGMKKDAVLGNKIIQGTTDFGKSGYGGPCPPGGTHRYFFKIYALDCEMNLKAATTKEQLLKAMEGHILAQGELIGKYKRK; this is encoded by the coding sequence ATGAAAATTGTTTTAAAAAGCAACGGATTTAATGATGGTGAAATGATGCCCGCAAAATTTTCATGCGACGGCGAAAATGTTTCACCTCCGTTATCATGGGATTCAGTTCCAGAAAAGGCAAAAACATTCGCAATAATCTGCGATGACCCCGATGCACCAATGAAAACATGGGTGCATTGGGTGATATTCAATATTCCTTCAAATGTAAAAGAATTAAAGGAAGGAATGAAGAAGGACGCAGTTTTGGGAAACAAAATTATACAGGGTACAACTGATTTTGGTAAAAGCGGTTATGGCGGTCCTTGTCCTCCCGGTGGAACACACAGATACTTTTTTAAAATTTATGCATTGGATTGTGAAATGAATTTAAAAGCAGCTACAACAAAAGAACAACTCCTGAAAGCGATGGAAGGACATATATTAGCTCAAGGTGAATTAATCGGAAAGTATAAAAGAAAATAA
- a CDS encoding geranylgeranylglyceryl/heptaprenylglyceryl phosphate synthase, whose amino-acid sequence MSIYSKILENIKKNKKQFAVLIDPDKLEKEEISKISKTAIEAEVDFFFVGGSLLTNDNFAHCIKILKQNSEIPVLIFPGNNLQINQNADGILFLSLISGRNAEMLIGKHVIAAPYIKAFGLETIPTGYMLIDSGKATTALYMSNSFPIPCDKDEIAMCTAMAGEMLGLKMIYMDAGSGAASTISTKMISKVKQNISVPLVIGGGIKTPEKAVECCKAGADIIVVGNAIEENFPLIRNISDALKMV is encoded by the coding sequence ATGAGCATTTATTCTAAAATACTTGAAAACATTAAGAAAAATAAAAAGCAATTTGCTGTTTTAATTGACCCCGATAAATTAGAAAAAGAAGAAATTTCAAAAATTTCAAAAACCGCGATTGAGGCAGAAGTTGATTTTTTCTTTGTTGGCGGAAGTTTACTCACTAATGATAATTTTGCTCACTGCATTAAAATTTTAAAGCAAAATTCTGAAATTCCTGTATTGATTTTCCCCGGAAATAATTTACAGATAAACCAAAATGCTGACGGAATACTTTTCCTTTCGCTTATTTCGGGCAGAAATGCTGAAATGCTTATCGGGAAGCACGTTATTGCTGCCCCGTACATCAAAGCATTTGGACTCGAAACTATTCCTACCGGTTATATGCTTATTGACAGCGGAAAAGCAACTACCGCTTTATACATGAGCAATTCATTTCCTATTCCTTGTGATAAAGATGAAATTGCAATGTGTACAGCAATGGCAGGAGAAATGCTCGGTTTGAAAATGATATATATGGATGCCGGAAGCGGTGCTGCAAGTACAATTTCAACCAAAATGATTTCAAAAGTAAAACAAAATATTTCTGTTCCTTTAGTTATAGGTGGAGGAATAAAAACTCCCGAAAAAGCCGTTGAATGCTGTAAAGCTGGTGCCGATATTATTGTGGTTGGAAATGCAATTGAAGAAAACTTTCCGCTCATTAGAAATATTTCTGATGCTTTGAAAATGGTATAA